GTGATTTCTTAACCGCGCACGTCGGCGATCTCAGGTGAGACGCTCGTCTCCCGGCGCAAGCTTCGCCCATGCTTCAGAGAAAGCCGGGGGCTAGGCGGACGCGTAGCTATAATCGAGGGCGGCAGGATCGGCCATTTCCGCTGCGGTGCTTTGCCACCGAGCGTTCCCCGTCATCGGCATCGTGAACAATTGCTCTCCTGCGGACGCTGCGCTCGGCACGGGAAGGGAGCCGATCGAAGCGCGCGCGCGATCCAGGTCGGCTTCGACAAGCCAGAAGATCGGGTCGAGCGCGGCGCTGTTCGGCTCCGCCATCAATCCCGGCAAATGTGGCGGATGCGGATCCTCACCACCGATCAGGCGGCCGATCTTGGCATCCATGTCGCCAGCCGTTTCCACTCGCTCGCCGGTCGGCAGCGGAACGCGGCCATCGTCCGAGGGGCCGTAGCGCTGGATGCTGAACAGGGGATTGTTGCCGTGGCCATCGGGCCAATCTGGAGAGACGAAGGCCGGCGGCAGCCGATCCTGCGGGTCGCAGAAGGGAAGTGCCCAATCCTTTGGGCCGCCGAGAGCCTCTATGGCGCTGCGGATGTTGGCCTCGAAGGCAAGCAGGTAGAAGCGGTGCCAGGCGGCATCCTGGCCATGCACCCTGCGACGCTGGTTCCAGTAAAGCACGACGAGATCGCGGGCGGGGGGCGCATCGGACGGTCGCAGCCAGCCGAGCTTTTGCCAAAGCCCGGGATCGAAGCCGCGTATCGCCGCGAAAAATCGCCAACTCGTCGGCTCCGCCAGCGGCCGCCGTCGCATCGCCGCCACACCGCGGGCATACCAGAGAATGGGATCAGACCAGTCGCTGCCGAGTTTCCCGGCATTGCGACGAAGATATTTCATCCCCTCTCGTCCCCCTCGTCCCACGAGCGAATCGCAACCCGCCTTCTTCGATCATATTCATTGCCTAGCGGATAGGAAGACGAGCGCGCCAAATGCGCAGCAAGCCTCGGGAATAATGATCCGATTCGGGATAATCGCCTGCATCCTGGCTATATACTTCATTTCGGCGTATTCATCTGTCAGAACTACTAACAGTTATCGCCTGCATGGATGGTAGATCTGGTTTCTTCACAGAGGCTGGCATGCCAGGACCCGAGGGGGGTAGAGGATCAGATCGAGGGCAGGCATGGGGTCGGCTCTGATCTGGACAGGCACGCGACATCCATGACCTTCAGCATTTACGAAGCTTCCGCGCCGCTGTTCGTCCGCTCGCTGCGCGACATGCGTGGCTGGCTCGACAAGGCGGCGGACGAGAAGGCAGAGGCCGATCTGCTCACCGCACGACTGGCGCGCGACATGCGGCCGCTGCCGGCGCAATATCAGATGGCCTCGGATTCCGCGAAGAATGCGGTCGCGCGTCTGTGCGGGGTCGAGGCGCCTGCGATGGCGGACACCGAAGCGAGCTTCGCCGAACTCAAGGATCGCTGCGACCGCACGATCGCGTTCATCGAGAGTGTCGATGCGGCGGCCTATGGCGGCGGCGAGGAGCGTGAGGTCGTGCTCCGATTTCCGACGGGCACAGGCTACCGGTGGAATGGGGCGGCCTACCTGACCGGCTTCGCCATTCCGAATTTCTTCTTCCACGTCACGACGGCCTACGCGATCCTGCGCGCGGCCGGGGTTACGCTCGGCAAGCCGGATTTCCTCCAGCATCTCGGCCCGCCGAACCTCGGTCCCGCCCACTGATTTCAGGCCGGCTTGTGGCCGGTCACGGCCTTGTGGACCGGATCGATACCATTTGCCTGCAGCAGCAGGTCGAGCTTGGCGTGCAACGCGAGGATCTCGAATTCGGCCTTCAGGTTGATCTCGAAGTCGCGGCGGGCCTGCTTGCGGTCCGATTCCGCCATCCTGTTCTGGCTCATCATGATCACCGGTGCCTGGATCGCAGCGAGCATCGACAGCAGCAGGTTGAGGAAGATGAACGGATAGGGATCGAATGGACGCGTCAGCAGCAGGGCGTTGATCCCGGTCCAGGCGGCGAGGACCAGGCCGAAGCCGACGATGAACGACCACGAGCCGCCGATCGCGGCGACCCGGTCGGCGAGGCGATCCGGCCAGCTCAGCCTCTCGTCCAGGGCAGCAGTCGGCGGCAGCGGGTTACGCTGGCGGCTGACCGCCCGGTCGATGATTCGCCGCTCGCGATCGCTGAGCTGATCGGCCGGGGTGGCGAGCAATTCCTCGGCGAGTTGGAGGATCAGATAGTCTCGGCTGTTCATCACGTGCCTCCCCGGCCGTCGGTCCCGCGATCGAAGCCGCGCCCGACCGGCTTTGCTTAGCAGCGGGCAGGCACAAACCGCAAAGTGTGGCCTGCTGGGCGCAACCCTTGCTAGACTGGCTGGGCAAGGGAGGAAGGCGATGGCGACGGCAACGATCGAATCACGGGCGGTGCTGCGCACCGTACCTCCGGGAGGCCTGCTCTTCCTCGATCGAATTTCCTCGCCAATGGGTCTGCTGCTGCTCGTTCACGATGCCGCCGGCTGTGTCCGTGCGCTCGATTTCGACGATTACGGCCCACGCATGCGCCGGCTGCTCGAACGCCATTATGGGGCGGTCGAAAGTCGGGAGGCGCCGGTGCCGGCCGCCATACGCGCCGCACTCGATGCCTATTTTGCGCGCGATTTCGCCGCGCTCGACAACATCCCGGTCGCGGCCAGCGGCTCCGAATTCCAGCACCGGGTCTGGTCGGCCCTGCTCCGGATCGGTCCGGGCGAGACGTGGAGCTATGGGCGGCTGGCCGCGGCGATCGGGGCGCCCGCGGCCTCGCGCGCGGTCGGGCTCGCCAATGGTGCGAACCCGATCGCCGTCATCGTGCCCTGCCACCGCGTAATCGGCGCAAACGGCACGCTCACCGGCTATGGCGGCGGCCTCGATCGCAAACGCTGGCTTCTCCAGCACGAGGAAACGAACCTGTTTTCGTGACGCGATTCCGTGGTCGAAGCTTTTTGGGCCTTGCCTCCGTGCGGGCCGAGCCCGTCGAAGCCCTGTCCATCTTGCGTGTTCATGGAAAGAAGCAGGGACGACTTCGACAAGCTCCGTCCGTACGGGCGTAAGCGGTGATCAAGCCGCACCCGTCGCACCTCATTCGTGCCTGAGCGCGTCGATCGGGTTGAGCGCGGCCGCCCGTCGCGCGGGGAAATAGCCGAACACCACTCCGATCGCCGCCGAGAAGGCGAAGGCGATCAGATTGATCTGCGGATCGAACAGGAACGGCACCTGGATCAGCGGCGCGACCACCACGCTGGCGAGGAGCGCGAGGGCAAGGCCGAGAACTCCGCCGAGGCAGGCGAGCACGACCGCTTCGACCAGGAATTGCAGCAGCACTTCGCGGCCGATCGCCCCGATCGCCAGACGGATCCCGATCTCGCGAGTCCGCTCGGTCACCGAAACCAGCATGATGTTCATGATGCCGATCCCGCCGACGAGCAGGCTGACCGCGGCCACCGCGCCCATCACCATGGTGAG
The nucleotide sequence above comes from Sphingosinicella sp. BN140058. Encoded proteins:
- a CDS encoding tyrosinase family protein produces the protein MKYLRRNAGKLGSDWSDPILWYARGVAAMRRRPLAEPTSWRFFAAIRGFDPGLWQKLGWLRPSDAPPARDLVVLYWNQRRRVHGQDAAWHRFYLLAFEANIRSAIEALGGPKDWALPFCDPQDRLPPAFVSPDWPDGHGNNPLFSIQRYGPSDDGRVPLPTGERVETAGDMDAKIGRLIGGEDPHPPHLPGLMAEPNSAALDPIFWLVEADLDRARASIGSLPVPSAASAGEQLFTMPMTGNARWQSTAAEMADPAALDYSYASA
- a CDS encoding DUF1993 family protein, with amino-acid sequence MTFSIYEASAPLFVRSLRDMRGWLDKAADEKAEADLLTARLARDMRPLPAQYQMASDSAKNAVARLCGVEAPAMADTEASFAELKDRCDRTIAFIESVDAAAYGGGEEREVVLRFPTGTGYRWNGAAYLTGFAIPNFFFHVTTAYAILRAAGVTLGKPDFLQHLGPPNLGPAH
- a CDS encoding DUF1003 domain-containing protein, which produces MNSRDYLILQLAEELLATPADQLSDRERRIIDRAVSRQRNPLPPTAALDERLSWPDRLADRVAAIGGSWSFIVGFGLVLAAWTGINALLLTRPFDPYPFIFLNLLLSMLAAIQAPVIMMSQNRMAESDRKQARRDFEINLKAEFEILALHAKLDLLLQANGIDPVHKAVTGHKPA
- a CDS encoding methylated-DNA--[protein]-cysteine S-methyltransferase encodes the protein MATATIESRAVLRTVPPGGLLFLDRISSPMGLLLLVHDAAGCVRALDFDDYGPRMRRLLERHYGAVESREAPVPAAIRAALDAYFARDFAALDNIPVAASGSEFQHRVWSALLRIGPGETWSYGRLAAAIGAPAASRAVGLANGANPIAVIVPCHRVIGANGTLTGYGGGLDRKRWLLQHEETNLFS